A single genomic interval of Polyangium spumosum harbors:
- the dapF gene encoding diaminopimelate epimerase: MSTLAFEKWEGLGNDFVVVEVSSEQAVSPEQARLLCDRHRGIGADGVLLVIGGGTPRMVVLNADGSRPEMCGNGLRCVAAFLAERGGAEGLSMMIGTDAGDKACVIERRGPGLYDVTVDMGRATMGPRLEVEAEGKRHGFTTVDVGNPHAITFEPYAEAEVDRLGPKVATAPAGGINVEFCRVLDEGARTRIAVTVWERGVGRTLACGTGACAVAAAACEEGRAARAAPIEVVLPGGALEITVDEARGLQMKGPARRVFRGTWESSFDLGEGRTTPASWAGESTP; the protein is encoded by the coding sequence ATGAGCACGCTCGCGTTCGAGAAGTGGGAGGGGCTCGGCAACGATTTTGTCGTCGTCGAGGTGAGCTCGGAGCAGGCGGTGTCGCCCGAACAGGCGCGCCTGCTCTGCGATCGGCATCGAGGCATCGGCGCGGACGGGGTGCTCCTGGTGATCGGGGGAGGGACGCCGCGTATGGTCGTGCTGAACGCCGACGGGTCGCGGCCCGAGATGTGCGGCAACGGGCTGCGATGCGTGGCCGCGTTCCTCGCGGAGCGCGGCGGCGCCGAGGGGTTGTCGATGATGATCGGCACGGACGCAGGGGACAAAGCGTGCGTGATCGAGCGAAGGGGCCCGGGACTCTACGACGTGACCGTGGACATGGGTCGAGCGACGATGGGCCCGCGGCTCGAGGTGGAGGCGGAGGGCAAGCGGCACGGGTTCACGACGGTGGACGTGGGCAACCCGCACGCGATCACGTTCGAGCCGTACGCCGAGGCGGAGGTCGATCGGCTGGGGCCGAAGGTGGCGACGGCGCCGGCCGGAGGGATCAACGTGGAGTTCTGCCGGGTGCTCGATGAAGGAGCGCGGACGCGGATCGCCGTGACGGTGTGGGAGCGCGGGGTGGGGCGGACGCTCGCCTGCGGGACGGGGGCCTGCGCGGTGGCCGCGGCGGCCTGTGAGGAGGGTCGGGCGGCGCGAGCGGCGCCGATCGAGGTGGTGCTGCCGGGCGGCGCGCTCGAGATCACGGTGGACGAGGCGCGCGGGTTGCAGATGAAGGGGCCGGCGCGGAGGGTGTTCCGAGGGACGTGGGAATCGAGCTTCGACCTTGGCGAAGGTCGCACGACGCCCGCATCGTGGGCCGGCGAGAGCACGCCATGA
- a CDS encoding response regulator — protein MMNSMPPIPASRRRPLDRGGAPALTVLCIAQDAAVRELLPRVLRFDKVLVTADFSEAFMMATSEAPDIAFVELGIGDGAGLSLVHHLKALVPDISVVTLATKKNLDAAANALSLGASGLLLMPLSGDDVLSSVWGIKQRLVERAERDRLERAAAVSARATGWIARIAEVAEAPDRTSAAKELVEILVEVTGAKGGAVYLAGDTPQELVLGAASPSLEGAPSAGTEQRILETFATPRRLLAVPLGSRNVAAGYVLLEEEKPRTGEGGPSADPPIDGIIRLLTNVAATAIAMLGERERAARGGAAIKDPTSSAYSFAYYVDVAGREIGRARRYGRRFSIVTMVYEPVPGQASLSATEFADRMLATVHDTDVLARVDENEFHLLLPETSGLGAHSVRRRIARLGTGEKSAASRALLVGAAAFPHDGQDLGKLLRVARARAEASKSSVVHRLDPDSNTVPDLLEMLIWETVNAAPARQTSAVRPIELDTAEAQALAQAVVADAQRGGAATIVVAHHAGLCLGAAVRSALGHEVDNVALHALDLRAVPGCERIEALAVIAEHGAYALLARHDDGILRGAHAADPLLADVLAERLGRAAGVRVIG, from the coding sequence ATGATGAACTCGATGCCGCCGATCCCCGCGTCCCGCCGCCGGCCGCTCGATCGGGGCGGCGCGCCCGCGCTCACCGTGCTCTGCATCGCGCAGGACGCCGCCGTGCGCGAGCTCCTGCCGCGTGTCTTGCGCTTCGACAAGGTGCTCGTGACGGCCGACTTCTCCGAGGCGTTCATGATGGCCACGAGCGAGGCGCCGGACATCGCGTTCGTGGAGCTCGGCATCGGCGACGGGGCAGGGCTGTCGCTCGTGCACCACCTGAAGGCGCTCGTGCCGGACATCAGCGTGGTCACGCTGGCGACGAAGAAGAACCTCGACGCCGCCGCGAACGCGCTCTCGCTCGGCGCGTCGGGCCTGCTCCTGATGCCGCTCTCGGGCGACGACGTGCTGAGCTCGGTCTGGGGCATCAAGCAGCGGCTCGTCGAGCGCGCCGAGCGCGACCGGCTGGAGCGCGCCGCCGCCGTGAGCGCCCGCGCGACGGGCTGGATCGCCCGGATCGCCGAGGTGGCCGAGGCCCCGGACCGGACGAGCGCCGCGAAGGAGCTCGTGGAGATCCTCGTGGAGGTGACGGGCGCGAAGGGCGGCGCCGTGTACCTGGCCGGTGATACGCCGCAGGAGCTCGTGCTCGGGGCGGCGAGCCCGAGCCTGGAGGGCGCGCCGTCAGCGGGGACCGAGCAGCGTATCCTGGAGACGTTCGCCACGCCGCGGCGGTTGCTCGCCGTGCCGCTCGGGTCCCGCAACGTGGCCGCCGGGTACGTGCTGCTGGAGGAGGAGAAGCCCCGGACAGGGGAGGGGGGGCCGAGCGCGGATCCGCCCATCGACGGGATCATCCGGCTGCTCACGAACGTGGCCGCGACGGCGATCGCGATGCTCGGCGAGCGCGAGCGGGCCGCGCGGGGCGGGGCGGCGATCAAGGACCCGACGTCGAGCGCGTACTCGTTCGCGTATTACGTGGACGTGGCCGGTCGGGAGATCGGGCGCGCGCGGCGGTACGGCCGGCGGTTCTCGATCGTGACGATGGTGTACGAGCCAGTGCCGGGGCAGGCGTCGCTCTCGGCGACCGAGTTCGCCGACCGGATGCTCGCGACGGTGCACGACACGGACGTGCTCGCGCGCGTGGACGAAAACGAGTTCCACCTGCTGCTGCCCGAGACGAGCGGGCTCGGGGCGCACTCGGTGCGTCGGCGCATCGCGCGGCTCGGGACGGGGGAGAAGTCGGCCGCGAGCCGCGCGTTGCTCGTCGGCGCGGCGGCGTTCCCGCACGACGGGCAGGACCTCGGCAAGCTGCTCCGGGTCGCGCGGGCGCGGGCCGAGGCGAGCAAGTCGTCGGTGGTGCACAGGCTCGACCCGGATTCGAACACGGTGCCGGACCTGCTCGAGATGCTCATCTGGGAGACGGTGAACGCGGCGCCGGCGCGGCAGACGTCAGCGGTGCGGCCGATCGAGCTCGACACGGCGGAGGCGCAGGCGCTCGCGCAGGCGGTGGTGGCGGACGCGCAACGAGGCGGGGCGGCGACGATCGTGGTGGCGCACCACGCGGGCCTGTGCCTCGGCGCGGCGGTGCGCTCGGCGCTGGGGCACGAGGTCGACAACGTCGCGCTGCACGCGCTCGACCTGCGCGCCGTGCCGGGCTGCGAGCGGATCGAGGCGCTGGCGGTGATCGCGGAGCACGGGGCCTACGCGCTTCTGGCGCGGCACGACGACGGCATCTTGCGCGGCGCGCACGCGGCCGACCCGCTGCTCGCCGACGTGCTGGCGGAGAGGCTCGGCCGGGCCGCGGGCGTGCGGGTGATCGGGTAA
- a CDS encoding DUF4388 domain-containing protein — translation MSRRVLLVDSDVDALGALASQLRAMGLGVANANSAESALEQAYQSRPDVVLAARQVDRGGNVRAAFKEKAEFADIPVLFLVDKLGARELEPDEVMRVDVDQIVSRISEVSRRVSRPPLPADIRGDLEQVPLVDMLQLLAMNRRTGTLSLTTARGPGDVKLVEGQIVDASFSRRTGERALYRLLAERRGRFAFSPGEPSSARRIQASTNMLLMEAMRQVDELNERRATLAPEGEVFALSDLASLSGLLDGPESMPDPSSMRGRIFELLQMPRSIDELLDEIDGPDLEILEALGQLKKSGKIKMIPLATLTTPLATPEQIPILRSLATRLVRPGFSAPPRLVLATSASRLGVLAYSMRRITDVAVAPEPTARAPLPRPLGTMRLGEGVEVAVIGLPTDETMAPTWALSLPGTAAVVRVGDAERAALEAHCEAVEVMLLEADGLIGAFDATIPAELAALLRSALESAAGAW, via the coding sequence ATGTCGCGACGCGTACTCCTCGTGGACTCCGATGTCGACGCGCTCGGCGCGCTGGCCTCCCAGCTCCGGGCCATGGGCCTCGGGGTGGCGAACGCGAACAGCGCCGAGAGCGCGCTCGAGCAGGCCTACCAGAGCCGGCCCGACGTGGTGCTCGCGGCGCGGCAAGTCGATCGCGGCGGCAACGTGCGCGCGGCGTTCAAGGAGAAGGCCGAGTTCGCCGACATCCCGGTGCTCTTCCTGGTCGACAAGCTCGGCGCGCGGGAGCTCGAGCCGGACGAGGTGATGCGGGTCGACGTCGACCAGATCGTCTCGCGTATCTCGGAGGTGTCGCGCCGGGTGTCGCGCCCGCCGCTGCCGGCGGACATCCGCGGCGACCTGGAGCAGGTGCCGCTCGTGGACATGTTGCAGCTCCTGGCGATGAACCGTCGCACGGGGACCTTGAGCCTCACGACGGCGCGAGGTCCGGGCGACGTGAAGCTCGTCGAGGGGCAGATCGTCGACGCGAGCTTCAGCCGCCGGACGGGGGAGCGCGCGCTCTACCGGCTGCTCGCCGAGCGCCGGGGCCGCTTCGCCTTCTCGCCCGGCGAGCCGTCGAGCGCGCGCCGCATCCAGGCCTCGACGAACATGCTGCTGATGGAGGCGATGCGGCAGGTCGACGAGCTCAACGAGCGCCGCGCGACCCTGGCGCCCGAGGGCGAGGTGTTCGCCCTGTCGGACCTGGCGAGCCTGTCGGGGCTGCTCGACGGGCCGGAGTCGATGCCGGATCCGTCGTCGATGCGAGGCCGGATCTTCGAGCTCCTGCAGATGCCGCGTAGCATCGACGAGCTGCTCGACGAGATCGACGGGCCGGACCTCGAGATCCTCGAGGCGCTCGGGCAGCTCAAGAAGAGCGGCAAGATCAAGATGATCCCGCTGGCGACGTTGACGACGCCGCTGGCGACGCCGGAGCAGATCCCGATCTTGCGATCGCTGGCGACGCGCCTGGTGCGGCCGGGGTTCTCGGCGCCGCCGCGGCTGGTCCTGGCGACGAGCGCGTCGCGGCTGGGGGTCTTGGCCTACTCGATGCGGCGGATCACGGACGTGGCGGTGGCGCCGGAGCCGACGGCGCGCGCGCCGCTGCCGCGCCCGCTGGGGACGATGCGGCTCGGGGAAGGGGTGGAGGTCGCGGTGATCGGCCTGCCGACGGACGAGACGATGGCGCCGACGTGGGCGCTGTCCTTGCCGGGGACGGCGGCGGTGGTGCGGGTGGGCGACGCGGAGCGCGCGGCGCTCGAGGCACATTGCGAGGCGGTGGAGGTGATGCTGCTCGAGGCCGACGGGCTCATCGGGGCGTTCGACGCGACGATCCCGGCGGAGCTCGCGGCGCTGCTGCGGTCGGCGCTCGAGTCGGCGGCGGGGGCCTGGTAG
- a CDS encoding FIST signal transduction protein, translated as MIEAKTISIQHDDAREAGALAWGELSDGLGRAPDFVLLFIAGHLDAHVVMEGFGRDLPARTRVVGCSTFAEIGEEGGLSRSVTAMGLCLGGGVEAEGFSVEDLAGREREAGRELGERARAFGPKLLVLLADGLVNTDRLIQGLQDILGATFPIVGGMAIDDGRFERAYEILDRRVLSGGAVALGFRGPVELVAGAKSGWVPIGATHICTRVENGNVVLEIDGRPALDLYLEYLGPRAGEMPSVSADFPIGIVDAQEAIALLRSVKGVDEARRALVFGGDIPEGARIRMTRATRDDVIRGANEVGAKLVASMPEPSLALFFDCGGRKMVLGPRYREELRETFARLEGVPKVGFYCAGEFSPVDGVTMHHDETFTMALLRG; from the coding sequence ATGATCGAGGCGAAGACGATATCGATCCAGCACGACGACGCGCGGGAGGCGGGGGCGCTCGCCTGGGGGGAGCTCTCCGATGGGCTCGGAAGAGCGCCCGACTTCGTGCTTTTGTTCATCGCGGGCCACCTCGACGCCCACGTCGTGATGGAGGGCTTCGGCCGCGACCTGCCGGCGCGGACGCGGGTTGTCGGCTGCTCGACGTTCGCGGAGATCGGCGAAGAGGGAGGCCTCTCGCGCTCGGTGACGGCGATGGGCCTGTGTCTCGGCGGCGGCGTGGAGGCCGAGGGGTTTTCCGTGGAGGACCTCGCGGGCCGGGAGCGGGAGGCGGGGCGCGAGCTCGGCGAGCGAGCAAGAGCCTTCGGGCCGAAGCTGCTCGTGTTACTCGCGGACGGCCTCGTGAACACGGACCGGCTCATCCAGGGCCTGCAGGACATTCTCGGCGCGACCTTCCCGATCGTGGGCGGCATGGCCATCGACGACGGTCGGTTCGAGCGGGCGTACGAGATCCTCGATCGCCGGGTCCTCTCGGGCGGCGCGGTGGCGCTCGGGTTCCGCGGGCCGGTGGAGCTCGTGGCGGGCGCGAAGAGCGGCTGGGTGCCGATCGGCGCGACGCACATCTGCACGCGGGTCGAAAACGGCAACGTCGTGCTCGAGATCGACGGTCGCCCCGCGCTCGACCTCTACCTCGAATACCTCGGCCCGCGGGCGGGCGAGATGCCGTCCGTGAGCGCGGACTTTCCGATCGGGATCGTCGACGCGCAAGAGGCCATCGCGCTCCTGCGCTCGGTGAAGGGCGTGGACGAGGCGCGCCGGGCGCTCGTGTTCGGCGGCGACATCCCCGAGGGCGCGCGGATTCGTATGACCCGGGCGACGCGCGACGACGTGATCCGAGGCGCGAACGAGGTCGGGGCGAAGCTCGTCGCGTCGATGCCGGAGCCGAGCCTCGCGCTCTTCTTCGATTGTGGCGGTCGGAAGATGGTGCTCGGCCCGCGGTATCGCGAGGAGCTGCGCGAGACGTTCGCGCGGCTCGAAGGCGTGCCGAAGGTCGGGTTTTATTGCGCCGGCGAGTTCTCGCCCGTCGACGGGGTGACCATGCACCACGACGAGACGTTCACGATGGCGCTCCTCCGGGGCTGA
- a CDS encoding STAS domain-containing protein, protein MSLPLEQLGERLAPCESCDVVKRSPEVRHLLERHNELSRALRKAEQQARRWENRYRELEEATQEQDARIGTLERIQETGMSELEAELRTKIALIEEQRRAIHLLSVPLLHVGPRALAIPLIGVLDDERAARLTERLLQAICEKAIRFTVVDLTGVESLDERTACHLGQLFQAVRLLGGAVVITGVQGDVARAMIREGIDLTGVRIERHLRDALRWCQQKEREGSSR, encoded by the coding sequence ATGAGCCTCCCCCTCGAACAGCTCGGCGAGCGGCTCGCGCCGTGTGAAAGCTGCGACGTCGTGAAGCGCTCGCCGGAGGTCCGCCACCTGCTCGAGCGGCACAACGAGCTCTCACGCGCGCTCCGCAAGGCCGAGCAGCAGGCCCGGCGCTGGGAGAACCGTTATCGAGAGCTCGAGGAGGCCACGCAGGAGCAAGACGCGCGGATCGGCACGCTCGAGCGGATCCAGGAGACCGGCATGAGCGAGCTCGAAGCCGAGCTCCGCACGAAGATCGCGCTCATCGAGGAGCAACGCCGCGCGATCCACCTCCTCTCCGTCCCCCTGCTCCACGTCGGCCCCCGCGCCCTGGCGATCCCGCTCATCGGCGTGCTCGACGACGAGCGAGCCGCGCGGCTCACGGAGCGGCTGCTCCAGGCGATCTGCGAAAAGGCCATTCGCTTCACGGTCGTCGACCTGACGGGCGTCGAGTCGCTCGACGAGCGCACCGCTTGCCACCTCGGGCAGCTCTTCCAGGCGGTGCGCCTGCTCGGCGGGGCGGTCGTGATCACGGGGGTCCAGGGTGACGTCGCTCGTGCGATGATCCGCGAGGGCATCGACCTCACGGGCGTCCGCATCGAGCGGCACCTGCGGGATGCGCTGCGGTGGTGCCAGCAGAAGGAGCGGGAGGGTTCATCACGATGA
- the ald gene encoding alanine dehydrogenase gives MLIGVPKEIKTREYRVGMTPAGVRAFVGRGHKVLVQQGAGEGSGIKDEAYVRAGATMVPTAADAWGAEMVVKVKEPLAAEYGFFRKDLILYTYLHLAAEPELTKKLVETGVAGVAYETIELPDGSLPLLRPMSEVAGRMAVQVGAACLQKEHGGKGILLGGVPGTRRGRVVILGGGVVGKNAATIAVGMGAQVTVLDVRGETMEYLEDVFGGAIETLYSNADNIEACVSRADLVIGAVLVTGAKAPKLVTEKLLTEMEKGSVVVDVAVDQGGCIETCRPTTHDNPTYEVHGVVHYCVANMPGAVSHTSTWALTNTTLQYGLAIADKGVAAAARADRSILLGLNTFGGAVTYDAVAQAHNLDFVPAERALG, from the coding sequence GTGCTCATCGGAGTTCCGAAGGAGATCAAGACCAGGGAGTATCGCGTCGGGATGACGCCGGCAGGCGTCCGCGCCTTCGTGGGCCGGGGGCACAAGGTGCTCGTCCAGCAAGGCGCCGGCGAAGGCAGCGGCATCAAGGACGAGGCCTACGTGCGCGCCGGCGCGACCATGGTGCCGACGGCAGCCGATGCCTGGGGCGCCGAGATGGTCGTGAAGGTGAAGGAGCCGCTCGCCGCGGAGTACGGGTTCTTCCGGAAAGACCTCATCCTGTACACGTACCTGCACCTCGCGGCCGAGCCCGAGCTCACGAAGAAGCTCGTCGAGACGGGCGTCGCGGGCGTGGCGTACGAGACGATCGAGCTGCCCGACGGGTCGCTGCCGCTCCTGCGGCCGATGAGCGAGGTCGCAGGCCGCATGGCGGTGCAGGTGGGCGCGGCGTGCCTGCAGAAGGAGCACGGCGGCAAGGGCATCCTGCTCGGCGGCGTGCCCGGCACGCGGCGCGGGCGCGTGGTGATCCTCGGCGGCGGCGTGGTCGGCAAGAACGCCGCGACGATCGCGGTCGGCATGGGCGCGCAGGTGACCGTGCTCGACGTGCGCGGCGAGACGATGGAGTACCTCGAGGACGTGTTCGGCGGGGCGATCGAGACGCTCTACTCGAACGCGGACAACATCGAGGCGTGCGTGTCGCGCGCAGACCTCGTGATCGGCGCGGTGCTCGTGACGGGCGCGAAGGCGCCGAAGCTCGTCACCGAGAAGCTGCTCACCGAGATGGAGAAGGGCAGCGTGGTGGTCGACGTGGCCGTGGATCAGGGCGGCTGCATCGAGACGTGCCGCCCGACGACGCACGACAACCCGACCTACGAGGTGCACGGCGTCGTGCACTACTGCGTGGCGAACATGCCGGGCGCGGTCAGCCACACGAGCACCTGGGCGCTGACGAACACGACGCTGCAGTACGGCCTCGCGATCGCGGACAAGGGCGTGGCGGCGGCGGCGCGCGCGGATCGCTCGATCTTGCTCGGCTTGAACACGTTCGGCGGCGCGGTGACGTACGACGCCGTGGCGCAGGCGCACAACCTCGATTTCGTGCCGGCGGAGCGCGCGCTCGGCTGA
- a CDS encoding isocitrate/isopropylmalate dehydrogenase family protein produces the protein MGSQRKKIAIIGGDGIGPSVTHEAKLLLEVYRDKAGLPLDLWELDLGADRFLRDGVTFPKEIQIAVQRECAAVLLGALGDPRVPGMEHARDILFGMRFGFDLYANVRPVKALSDRLVPLKGRGAKDVDIVVFRENTEGVYVGMGGQFKRGTPDEVAINEDLNTRKGVERIVRAAFEYAKRTGRKRVCMADKSNAMRHAHELWLRVFDEVRREYPEIESRHLYVDALCLLVIQDPTQFEVLVMNNLFGDIVTDLGAALQGGLGMAASANVHASDPGRVALFEPVHGSAPPLAGKDIANPFAALLTVGMMLTYLGWPDEERRIERVVAAAIEEKACTVDVGGTLGTRAAAAWVRERVAREL, from the coding sequence GTGGGATCGCAGCGCAAGAAGATCGCCATCATCGGGGGAGACGGGATCGGGCCGAGCGTCACGCACGAGGCGAAGCTTCTGCTCGAGGTCTACCGAGACAAGGCGGGCTTGCCGCTCGATCTCTGGGAGCTCGACCTGGGCGCCGATCGCTTCCTGCGCGACGGCGTGACGTTCCCGAAGGAGATCCAGATCGCGGTGCAACGCGAGTGCGCCGCGGTCCTCCTCGGGGCGCTGGGGGACCCGCGCGTGCCCGGCATGGAGCACGCGCGGGACATCCTCTTCGGCATGCGCTTCGGCTTCGACCTCTACGCGAACGTCAGGCCCGTGAAGGCGCTCTCGGATCGCCTGGTGCCGCTCAAGGGTCGAGGCGCGAAGGACGTGGACATCGTGGTGTTCCGCGAGAACACCGAGGGCGTCTACGTCGGCATGGGCGGGCAGTTCAAGCGAGGCACGCCCGACGAGGTCGCGATCAACGAGGACCTCAACACACGCAAGGGCGTCGAGCGGATCGTGCGCGCGGCGTTCGAGTACGCGAAGCGCACGGGGCGCAAGCGCGTGTGCATGGCGGACAAGTCGAACGCGATGCGGCACGCGCACGAGCTCTGGCTACGCGTGTTCGACGAGGTGCGGCGCGAGTACCCGGAGATCGAGTCGCGCCACCTCTACGTGGACGCGCTCTGCCTGCTCGTGATCCAGGACCCGACGCAGTTCGAGGTGCTGGTGATGAACAACCTCTTCGGCGACATCGTGACCGACCTCGGCGCGGCGCTGCAGGGCGGGCTCGGGATGGCGGCGAGCGCGAACGTGCACGCCTCGGATCCGGGGCGCGTGGCGCTCTTCGAGCCGGTGCACGGCTCGGCGCCGCCGCTCGCGGGCAAGGACATCGCCAACCCGTTCGCGGCGCTCCTGACGGTGGGCATGATGCTCACGTACCTGGGTTGGCCGGACGAGGAGAGGCGGATCGAGCGGGTGGTGGCGGCTGCGATCGAGGAGAAGGCGTGCACGGTGGACGTGGGCGGCACGCTCGGCACACGCGCGGCCGCGGCGTGGGTGCGCGAGCGGGTGGCGAGGGAGCTGTAG
- a CDS encoding Uma2 family endonuclease gives MVAFAMADVLQPGPMTLEQWADMDEDEPGELVDGVLVEEEVPTNLHELIVGWLLYELMTWAKQTGGRVLGSEHKLGVAPRRGRKPDVAVYAPRTRVNWQAPLSRVPPLLVVEVISRRARDVRRDRVEKLGDYACFGVRWYWLLDPDARLLEILELGADGRYTIARQASDERITVPGCEGLELDLADLWKTVDDARAEEGDYGEEGDDGEEANDERGRH, from the coding sequence ATGGTGGCATTTGCGATGGCAGACGTGCTTCAGCCGGGACCGATGACGCTCGAGCAGTGGGCCGACATGGACGAGGACGAGCCGGGCGAGCTCGTCGACGGCGTGCTGGTGGAGGAAGAGGTGCCGACGAATTTGCACGAGCTCATCGTTGGATGGCTCTTGTACGAGCTCATGACCTGGGCGAAGCAAACCGGCGGGCGCGTGCTCGGCTCCGAGCACAAGCTCGGCGTGGCCCCGCGCCGTGGCCGCAAGCCCGACGTGGCGGTGTACGCGCCCCGCACAAGGGTGAACTGGCAGGCGCCACTCTCTCGGGTACCTCCGCTCCTGGTGGTGGAGGTGATCTCCCGGCGTGCGCGCGACGTGCGGCGCGATCGCGTGGAGAAGCTCGGTGACTACGCGTGCTTCGGCGTGCGCTGGTACTGGCTTCTCGACCCTGATGCGCGGCTCCTCGAGATCCTGGAGCTCGGCGCGGATGGGCGGTACACGATCGCGCGGCAAGCCTCGGACGAGCGCATCACCGTGCCCGGATGCGAAGGGCTCGAGCTCGATCTGGCCGACCTCTGGAAGACGGTCGACGACGCTAGGGCGGAGGAGGGCGACTACGGCGAGGAGGGCGACGACGGCGAGGAGGCGAACGACGAACGCGGGAGACACTGA